The Candidatus Dependentiae bacterium genome includes a window with the following:
- a CDS encoding leucine-rich repeat domain-containing protein, with translation MKFILKFSMLSLLSFPISTFAMESKPQMGGLEKNCRKIVAYASAYKMKKHGRVSASQMSTLELGGNEIEDLESYINKAELISRMNKAVAAPTESELLLLPICSLDLGTNKLNKIPDSFEFLIPSLTTLDISNNCFETIAPITQFTNLKRLYASSNTIDKIEASDLNKLSQLQVLTVDQKTKLAGDLTLSLKRCESGGKLMSYHFFQK, from the coding sequence ATGAAGTTTATTTTAAAATTTTCGATGCTGAGTTTATTGAGTTTTCCAATTTCAACGTTTGCTATGGAATCTAAACCGCAAATGGGAGGGCTCGAAAAGAATTGCAGAAAAATTGTTGCGTACGCCTCAGCATACAAAATGAAAAAGCATGGACGCGTCAGTGCATCCCAAATGTCGACATTGGAGCTTGGCGGCAATGAAATAGAAGATTTAGAATCTTATATCAATAAGGCTGAATTGATTTCGCGAATGAATAAAGCTGTCGCGGCGCCAACCGAGAGTGAATTGTTATTATTGCCTATCTGTTCGCTTGATCTAGGAACTAACAAATTAAATAAAATCCCTGATTCTTTTGAATTTTTAATCCCCTCGCTCACCACGCTTGATATTTCGAATAATTGTTTTGAGACGATTGCGCCTATCACCCAATTTACAAATCTAAAAAGACTTTATGCATCGAGTAATACGATTGACAAGATCGAAGCGTCTGACTTAAATAAGCTTTCTCAGCTTCAAGTGCTTACGGTAGACCAAAAAACAAAACTCGCTGGTGATCTAACGCTTTCACTCAAACGATGCGAATCGGGTGGCAAATTAATGAGTTACCATTTTTTCCAGAAATAG
- the aspS gene encoding aspartate--tRNA ligase — MQYYSRTTGCGLINESHLNKSVTLSGWVSRRRDHGGLIFIDLRDRSGIVQLVFNPAFSEQAHKEAHALRSEFVISITGKVVERSGETANKDLPTGKWEIQVNKLEILNKAKALPFNLDENDVDEELRLKYRYLDLRRTQMQRNLTVRNDVLFAMRDFLHQEGFYDMETPILTKDTPEGARGFLTPSRIKPGSFYALAQSPQLYKQLLMAAGFERYYQIARCFRDEDTRMDRQPEFTQLDLEMSFIDEQNVQSVIERMLQFIMKKVFKIELNLPLKRMGYDEAFSTYGSDKPDVRYELKINDITTLFADTQLSFLQSVLKANGKIGCLYLKNAQFSRSELDGWVAKAQQVGAKGMLWIKVGEQNALESPVSKFLPADFFERLKKQLPLLEKGDVLFVIAGPYDESWETLGRLRCQVAKELGMIPEGELNFLWITDFPMFEFNKEANQWVAKHHPFTAPQAGWQGKTPGEIKARAYDIVLNGVELGGGSIRIHDPERQSAVFEMLGMTKEQAENKFGFLLEAQELGFPPHGGLAIGIDRFIMLLTNTHSIREVIAFPKTARGHDPLMDAPTPVDEKRLREYGLRMKQSQS; from the coding sequence ATGCAATACTATAGCCGCACCACAGGTTGTGGATTAATAAACGAATCGCATCTAAATAAAAGCGTTACCCTTTCTGGGTGGGTTTCTCGCCGCAGAGATCATGGGGGACTTATTTTTATTGATTTGCGAGATCGCAGCGGCATAGTTCAGCTCGTTTTCAATCCAGCATTTTCTGAGCAAGCGCATAAAGAAGCGCACGCGTTGCGCTCAGAGTTTGTTATTTCTATTACCGGCAAGGTGGTAGAACGTTCTGGAGAGACAGCCAATAAAGATTTACCAACAGGAAAATGGGAAATTCAAGTTAACAAATTGGAAATTCTCAATAAAGCAAAAGCGCTGCCATTTAATCTTGATGAAAATGATGTTGATGAAGAATTGCGCTTAAAATATCGTTATTTAGATTTGCGTCGCACTCAGATGCAGCGAAATTTGACCGTTCGTAATGATGTTCTCTTTGCAATGCGTGATTTTTTGCATCAAGAAGGTTTCTACGATATGGAAACCCCAATTTTAACTAAAGATACGCCTGAAGGTGCACGCGGCTTTCTTACTCCTTCTCGTATTAAGCCGGGATCGTTTTATGCCCTTGCGCAATCTCCCCAGCTTTATAAGCAATTGTTAATGGCCGCAGGTTTTGAGCGTTATTATCAAATTGCTCGTTGTTTTCGGGATGAAGATACTCGAATGGATCGCCAGCCGGAATTCACGCAATTAGACTTGGAAATGTCGTTCATCGATGAACAAAATGTCCAATCAGTTATTGAAAGAATGCTTCAATTTATAATGAAGAAAGTCTTCAAAATTGAACTCAATCTTCCATTAAAAAGAATGGGATACGACGAAGCTTTTTCCACCTACGGTTCTGATAAACCTGATGTGCGTTATGAGCTAAAAATTAACGATATCACCACTCTTTTTGCCGATACTCAACTCAGTTTTTTACAATCGGTACTAAAAGCAAACGGAAAAATAGGTTGTTTGTATCTTAAAAATGCACAATTTTCACGATCAGAGCTTGATGGCTGGGTAGCAAAAGCGCAACAAGTTGGCGCAAAAGGAATGCTCTGGATTAAAGTTGGCGAACAGAATGCTCTTGAATCGCCAGTTTCAAAATTTTTACCGGCAGATTTTTTTGAGCGCCTCAAGAAACAATTGCCCCTTTTAGAAAAAGGCGATGTTCTCTTTGTTATTGCTGGCCCATACGATGAAAGTTGGGAAACGCTCGGCCGTCTTCGTTGCCAGGTGGCAAAAGAATTGGGGATGATTCCAGAAGGCGAACTTAATTTTCTGTGGATTACCGATTTTCCTATGTTTGAATTTAATAAAGAAGCAAACCAATGGGTTGCAAAGCATCATCCGTTTACGGCGCCACAAGCTGGCTGGCAGGGAAAAACTCCCGGCGAAATTAAAGCACGTGCATACGATATCGTACTTAATGGCGTAGAACTTGGGGGCGGCTCAATTCGTATTCACGATCCGGAGCGCCAATCTGCCGTATTTGAAATGCTTGGCATGACAAAAGAACAAGCAGAAAATAAGTTCGGCTTTTTATTGGAAGCGCAAGAGCTTGGCTTTCCTCCGCATGGCGGTTTGGCAATCGGCATCGATCGCTTCATCATGCTTCTTACTAATACCCACTCAATAAGAGAAGTGATCGCATTTCCAAAAACTGCGCGTGGCCACGATCCGTTAATGGATGCGCCAACACCAGTTGATGAAAAAAGATTGCGTGAATATGGGTTACGAATGAAGCAATCCCAATCTTAA
- a CDS encoding leucine-rich repeat domain-containing protein — MNSAIKLIMPLCFSLSLNAMEFKTESVGDIPFARAAQQILCLKLAKYPLYKGTQQERETLECRERGLRDKDELERYVKQVATALALDANFKKPTDSDLKQFPVRYLELEGNELADLPESLGDLAGELTSLDISCNQFEKFPAIVSKLTSLTDLNIANFDLELQKDNLKALTNLTRLTLSSKMQNQFDASNLPFVNYEKSKEEVSDWRNTCHGNMRYVTYKKNINSKK, encoded by the coding sequence ATGAATTCAGCTATTAAACTTATTATGCCGCTTTGCTTTTCTCTTTCTTTGAATGCAATGGAGTTCAAAACGGAATCTGTGGGGGATATCCCGTTTGCAAGAGCAGCTCAGCAAATACTTTGTCTCAAACTTGCAAAGTATCCTTTATATAAAGGTACGCAGCAAGAGAGGGAGACGTTGGAATGTCGGGAAAGAGGGTTGCGTGATAAAGATGAGCTGGAAAGGTATGTGAAGCAAGTTGCAACCGCGCTTGCGTTGGATGCAAATTTCAAAAAACCTACCGATTCTGATCTTAAGCAGTTTCCTGTGCGATACCTCGAATTGGAAGGAAATGAGCTAGCAGATCTGCCGGAATCTTTGGGAGATCTTGCGGGAGAACTTACATCTCTTGATATTTCTTGCAATCAATTTGAAAAATTTCCCGCGATTGTATCTAAACTAACGAGCTTAACAGATTTAAATATTGCAAACTTTGATCTGGAACTGCAAAAGGATAATCTCAAAGCGCTTACTAATCTTACTCGATTAACGCTATCATCAAAAATGCAGAATCAATTTGACGCGAGTAATTTGCCATTCGTCAATTATGAAAAATCGAAGGAAGAAGTAAGTGATTGGCGTAATACGTGCCATGGCAATATGAGATACGTAACCTATAAAAAAAATATAAATTCTAAGAAATAA
- the rho gene encoding transcription termination factor Rho: protein MTPEELRQLNLMDLHQQARRLGVVGASLMLKEELIRNIMEMQANPDKEIVVGGVLEKLPDGFGFLRSAKFDYVSGPDDIYVSPSQIRRFNLRTGDMVTGVIRKPKDGEKYFALLKINQVNNMDPAVLADRQIFDRLTPLHPDKKFNLESDPAFISTRLMDIFSPIGKGQRGLIVAPPKAGKTMLLKEIAQSILANHPEIFLIVLLIDERPEEVSDMRRSIKNKNAEVISSTFDEPAERHVQVAEIVLEKAKRMVESGKDVVILLDAITRLARAYNTTAPASGKVLTGGIDANALQRPKRFFGAARNTEEGGSLTIIATALVETGSRMDEVIYEEFKGTGNMEMHLSRKISNRRVFPALDLLVSGTRREELLLSEDELNKSWIIRKFLSTMNTVEGMEFLIDKMKKHKTNAEFFESIQKKGQGSASAEPRSEGRSENRNDNNNF, encoded by the coding sequence ATGACACCAGAAGAATTAAGACAGTTAAATCTTATGGACCTTCATCAACAAGCGCGCCGCCTTGGCGTCGTTGGTGCAAGCCTTATGCTCAAAGAAGAGCTCATAAGAAATATTATGGAGATGCAAGCAAATCCTGATAAAGAGATCGTGGTAGGGGGAGTATTAGAAAAATTACCCGACGGATTTGGATTCTTGAGATCAGCAAAATTCGATTACGTTTCAGGACCGGATGATATTTATGTATCACCATCCCAAATCAGACGTTTTAATTTGCGCACCGGCGACATGGTTACCGGAGTAATCCGCAAACCAAAAGATGGCGAAAAATATTTTGCCCTTTTAAAAATTAATCAAGTAAATAATATGGATCCAGCAGTGCTTGCCGATCGCCAAATTTTCGATCGCCTGACGCCGCTTCATCCTGATAAAAAATTTAATCTTGAATCTGACCCAGCTTTTATTTCAACTCGTTTGATGGATATCTTTTCCCCTATTGGTAAAGGGCAGCGCGGATTAATCGTCGCTCCTCCAAAAGCGGGTAAAACAATGCTCCTTAAGGAAATTGCGCAAAGTATCCTCGCAAATCACCCAGAAATATTCTTGATTGTGCTGTTGATTGACGAGCGCCCTGAAGAAGTTTCAGATATGCGGCGCTCAATTAAAAACAAAAATGCAGAAGTAATCAGCTCTACGTTTGACGAACCTGCAGAGCGGCACGTTCAAGTTGCAGAAATCGTTCTTGAAAAAGCAAAACGAATGGTTGAAAGCGGCAAAGATGTGGTTATTCTGCTTGATGCAATCACTCGTTTAGCGCGTGCGTATAACACAACTGCTCCAGCATCAGGAAAAGTACTTACCGGCGGTATCGATGCGAATGCATTGCAACGCCCAAAAAGATTCTTCGGTGCTGCGCGAAATACAGAAGAAGGCGGATCGCTCACCATCATTGCAACTGCGCTTGTGGAAACAGGTTCTCGTATGGATGAAGTCATCTACGAAGAATTTAAGGGTACAGGCAATATGGAAATGCATTTGAGTAGAAAAATCTCAAATCGCAGAGTTTTCCCTGCGCTTGATTTACTTGTTTCTGGTACACGCCGCGAAGAACTTCTTCTTTCTGAAGATGAACTTAATAAATCATGGATTATTCGTAAATTCCTTTCAACGATGAACACTGTTGAAGGAATGGAATTCTTAATTGATAAGATGAAAAAGCATAAAACAAATGCTGAATTCTTTGAATCAATCCAGAAAAAAGGCCAAGGTTCCGCATCCGCTGAGCCAAGATCAGAAGGTCGCTCAGAAAATCGCAACGACAACAACAACTTTTAG
- the thyX gene encoding FAD-dependent thymidylate synthase produces the protein MNTQLDTETIQINETKSIDPLGDGISAIELVRVSGSDLDIVNAARVSYGKFSTELSERDKKLIHFLMEHRHTSPFEHNQLSFRVKAPIFIARQWFRHRMNSYNEISYRFVKSALEFYIPQTWRQQDTVNKQSSLGSFQNEELLATYKKSLEQSVYAYEALLAAGVAREQARALLPVCTYTEFIFTCNLHSLMHFMKLRLHAGAQWEIRRFAQGLLYLAEPHFKESLSHWKKIEMADIPQEAWDINFVNNLSGQ, from the coding sequence ATGAATACTCAACTTGATACAGAAACTATTCAAATCAATGAAACTAAAAGCATTGATCCCCTTGGAGATGGAATTAGCGCCATTGAATTAGTACGCGTTTCAGGATCGGATCTTGATATCGTAAATGCTGCGCGTGTTTCATACGGCAAGTTTTCGACAGAGCTTTCAGAACGCGATAAAAAATTAATTCATTTTTTAATGGAGCATCGCCATACCAGCCCATTTGAACATAACCAACTTTCATTTCGCGTTAAAGCACCAATATTTATCGCACGCCAATGGTTTCGCCATCGCATGAATTCATATAATGAAATTAGTTATCGATTCGTAAAATCGGCGCTTGAATTTTATATTCCGCAAACATGGCGCCAGCAAGATACGGTGAATAAACAAAGTTCACTTGGCAGTTTTCAGAATGAAGAATTATTGGCAACGTATAAAAAATCGCTCGAGCAGTCGGTGTACGCATACGAAGCGCTTCTTGCGGCAGGCGTTGCGCGCGAACAAGCACGAGCGCTTCTTCCTGTTTGCACCTATACAGAATTTATTTTCACCTGCAATTTGCATTCGCTTATGCATTTTATGAAATTGCGCTTGCACGCGGGCGCGCAATGGGAAATTAGAAGATTCGCGCAAGGATTATTATATTTAGCTGAACCGCATTTTAAAGAATCACTCAGCCATTGGAAAAAAATTGAAATGGCAGACATTCCACAAGAAGCATGGGATATTAATTTCGTGAATAATTTAAGCGGACAATAA
- the eno gene encoding phosphopyruvate hydratase yields MKIIKLKGREIFDSRGVPTIECQLFLEDGSSFYSSVPEGLSRSRYEAFEMRDGGDRLAGNGVRKAIEILENKISDAIIGLEPNVIELDQLMISLDGTENKSKLGANAMLSASIAILRAQAFLCQQEPYELIANLCGAETVTLPFPLFNMISGGAHADNKLRIQEFLILPVGTQSFREAIEHAISFHNVLKEIIIAEGEVPSTSDEGAFAPLVANDYEALDLIVQAIEEFEGEQLFKIALDCAASQFFNPKNHTYTIGRKKYTSNDLIEWYAGMVEEYPIYSLEDPLDQDDWSGWATLVEVLGEQTQIAGDDLFATDPARIWHGIENHAATAAIIKPNQIGTVTETLQAIQLCQEYGFNVIVSHRSGETNDTFIADLAVGTSAGQIKAGGCVRGERLAKYNRLLSIEDQLALSMLE; encoded by the coding sequence ATGAAAATTATTAAATTAAAAGGTCGAGAAATCTTCGACTCACGCGGCGTTCCCACAATTGAATGCCAACTTTTTTTGGAGGATGGCTCGTCATTTTATTCCTCAGTTCCTGAAGGATTATCGCGCAGCCGATACGAAGCATTTGAAATGCGTGATGGCGGAGATCGCTTGGCAGGAAACGGCGTTAGAAAAGCGATCGAAATTTTAGAAAATAAAATATCGGATGCAATTATCGGGCTCGAGCCGAATGTAATTGAACTTGATCAATTAATGATAAGCCTTGATGGCACCGAAAATAAAAGCAAACTTGGCGCAAACGCGATGCTTTCAGCAAGTATTGCAATATTGCGCGCTCAAGCATTTTTATGCCAACAAGAACCGTACGAACTGATCGCAAATCTTTGCGGAGCAGAAACCGTTACGCTTCCCTTTCCTTTATTTAATATGATCAGCGGCGGCGCGCATGCGGATAACAAATTACGCATCCAGGAATTTTTAATTTTACCTGTTGGAACCCAATCATTTCGCGAAGCGATTGAGCATGCAATCTCATTTCATAATGTGCTCAAAGAGATCATTATTGCCGAAGGCGAAGTGCCATCAACGAGTGATGAAGGTGCATTTGCACCTCTTGTTGCAAACGATTATGAAGCGCTCGATTTGATTGTGCAAGCAATAGAAGAATTTGAGGGAGAACAACTTTTCAAGATTGCTCTCGATTGCGCCGCATCACAATTTTTCAACCCGAAAAATCATACCTATACAATCGGAAGAAAAAAATATACCAGCAACGATTTAATTGAATGGTATGCAGGTATGGTCGAAGAATATCCTATTTATTCTCTTGAAGATCCTCTTGATCAAGATGATTGGTCCGGCTGGGCAACGCTCGTGGAAGTGCTTGGAGAACAAACACAAATTGCTGGCGATGATCTTTTTGCAACGGATCCTGCACGCATTTGGCACGGTATTGAAAATCACGCAGCAACTGCAGCAATAATAAAACCAAATCAAATTGGTACGGTAACTGAAACGCTCCAGGCGATTCAACTCTGCCAAGAATATGGATTCAATGTCATTGTTTCGCATCGCTCAGGAGAAACTAACGATACGTTCATTGCAGATTTAGCAGTTGGTACAAGCGCAGGCCAAATTAAAGCTGGCGGATGCGTGCGCGGCGAGCGTTTAGCAAAATACAATCGCCTTTTAAGCATTGAAGATCAACTTGCTCTTTCCATGCTTGAATGA
- the secF gene encoding protein translocase subunit SecF: protein MIDFLKYRFLYALLSAAIIVSFVGVAAYKKMTTGQIFNYSVEFTGGTQLLLGFEKPMKSSEVVEILEHQGWSGITTREFSDKEILIRTKDVPEDIAILGEKVRQTIQEKLSDNTVKVLQIDSIGEGIGKALSWNSMKAVIFGLILMLIYIAWRFWSVAYGAGAVVSLFHDAIVILLFFLITGKEISMNVIGAIMAVLGYSINDTIVIFARIRDNIKHMRTGSIEHIVNVSINQTLRRTILTTGATTLVVIALLLFGGEALRDLSLALLIGIVFGAYSTIYIANPVMLLLYKETK, encoded by the coding sequence ATGATTGATTTTCTAAAATACCGTTTTCTTTATGCTTTACTTTCAGCAGCTATTATCGTCAGCTTTGTTGGCGTTGCTGCATATAAAAAAATGACCACAGGTCAGATTTTTAACTACAGCGTTGAGTTCACGGGCGGCACACAATTGCTTCTTGGATTTGAAAAACCGATGAAAAGCAGCGAAGTTGTTGAAATTTTAGAGCATCAGGGATGGTCTGGAATCACCACGCGCGAGTTTTCTGATAAAGAAATTCTTATTCGTACCAAAGATGTACCTGAAGATATAGCGATACTTGGAGAAAAAGTACGCCAAACAATTCAAGAAAAACTCAGTGATAACACGGTAAAAGTTCTCCAAATTGATAGCATCGGTGAAGGAATAGGCAAAGCATTAAGCTGGAACTCTATGAAAGCGGTCATTTTTGGCCTTATTTTAATGCTTATTTACATTGCATGGCGCTTCTGGTCGGTTGCTTATGGTGCCGGCGCAGTTGTTTCATTGTTCCACGATGCGATAGTGATCTTGCTTTTCTTTTTGATCACCGGCAAAGAAATTTCTATGAACGTTATTGGCGCAATTATGGCTGTTTTGGGCTATTCAATTAACGATACGATCGTTATCTTTGCCAGAATTAGAGATAATATTAAACATATGCGAACGGGCTCGATTGAGCACATTGTAAATGTCAGCATAAACCAAACCCTACGCCGTACTATTTTGACAACAGGCGCAACAACCTTGGTTGTTATTGCCCTCTTGCTTTTTGGCGGCGAAGCGCTCCGCGATTTATCGCTTGCACTCCTGATTGGAATAGTTTTTGGTGCATACTCTACAATTTACATAGCAAATCCTGTTATGCTATTACTGTATAAAGAAACAAAGTAG
- the rpmA gene encoding 50S ribosomal protein L27 encodes MATSKSGGSTSNGRDSMSKRLGIKLFDGQEVSGGEIIVRQRGTVVHPGRSVGLGGDDTLFALAAGEVKFHYGRKGRKFVSVLPRQ; translated from the coding sequence ATGGCAACTAGTAAATCGGGTGGTTCAACATCCAACGGCCGCGATAGTATGAGCAAACGTTTGGGCATCAAGCTTTTTGATGGCCAAGAAGTTTCTGGCGGCGAAATTATCGTCCGTCAACGCGGTACCGTGGTTCACCCAGGACGCTCTGTTGGTTTGGGCGGCGATGATACTCTTTTTGCACTTGCTGCAGGAGAAGTAAAGTTCCATTACGGCCGCAAGGGACGAAAATTCGTTTCTGTTTTACCTCGTCAGTAA
- a CDS encoding DNA starvation/stationary phase protection protein, with translation MTVHVNIGIPEKNRAAVCKFLQVLLSNEFLLYTKTLNYHWNVEGRQFHDFHEFFKEQYEQMLDIVDEVAERIRKLGHKSYGTMGQFLKVTTLEEHHADKMSDLEMIKDLLHAHEAIIQELRKDQDKAMELGDQGTNNFLISMIESHEKMAWMLRAHLVK, from the coding sequence ATGACAGTTCACGTCAATATCGGAATTCCAGAAAAAAATCGCGCCGCAGTATGCAAGTTTCTGCAAGTACTGCTTTCTAACGAGTTTTTACTTTACACCAAAACGCTCAATTATCATTGGAACGTCGAGGGGCGCCAGTTTCATGATTTTCACGAATTTTTCAAAGAACAATATGAGCAAATGCTTGATATTGTGGATGAAGTAGCTGAGCGGATCAGAAAATTGGGCCATAAATCATACGGCACAATGGGACAGTTCTTAAAAGTAACAACGTTAGAAGAACACCATGCGGATAAAATGAGCGATCTAGAAATGATTAAAGATCTACTGCACGCTCACGAAGCAATTATTCAAGAATTGCGCAAAGATCAAGATAAGGCAATGGAACTTGGGGATCAAGGTACCAATAATTTTTTAATCAGTATGATCGAATCGCATGAGAAAATGGCATGGATGCTTCGCGCGCATTTGGTAAAATAA
- a CDS encoding deoxyribonuclease IV has protein sequence MSIAGGFYKSIERAEAVGGTCMQIFTKSNKQWAAKHIDPQDAQAFKDRWANSSIHAVIAHASYLINIGSAQATLRNKSKQAVREELERCALLGIPALVLHPGAAVGSSAQECIELIAESINEVFEEFDGPTMLLLENTAGQGSAVGTTLEQLAAIYNRVHKKKHVGICIDTCHAFVAGYDLRTPKSYDIFWKQFDELIGIEKLKAIHCNDSKKDLGSKVDRHDDIGKGKLGIEAFALLMNDERFFDVPKICETPKGDQEEVNDARNISTLKELLTSASKKKLQNI, from the coding sequence ATGTCCATCGCGGGTGGTTTTTATAAATCTATTGAACGTGCTGAGGCAGTAGGCGGTACGTGTATGCAAATATTTACAAAAAGCAATAAGCAATGGGCTGCAAAGCATATTGATCCCCAAGACGCGCAAGCTTTTAAGGATCGATGGGCAAATTCTTCAATCCATGCAGTTATTGCGCATGCGAGTTATTTAATAAATATTGGTTCTGCCCAAGCTACGTTGCGAAATAAGTCAAAGCAAGCAGTGCGTGAAGAATTAGAACGCTGTGCTTTATTAGGCATTCCCGCGCTTGTGCTTCACCCTGGGGCAGCGGTTGGCAGTTCTGCTCAAGAGTGCATTGAATTGATTGCAGAAAGCATCAATGAAGTTTTTGAAGAATTTGATGGGCCAACAATGCTTTTGCTTGAAAATACTGCAGGTCAGGGATCGGCAGTTGGAACAACGTTAGAGCAATTAGCAGCTATCTATAATCGTGTACATAAAAAAAAGCACGTAGGCATTTGCATTGATACGTGCCATGCATTTGTCGCCGGTTACGATTTACGTACGCCAAAATCGTATGATATTTTTTGGAAACAATTTGATGAATTGATTGGGATAGAAAAATTAAAAGCAATTCACTGCAACGATTCAAAAAAAGATTTAGGTTCAAAAGTGGATCGGCATGATGATATCGGCAAAGGGAAATTAGGAATTGAAGCATTTGCGTTGCTTATGAATGATGAGCGCTTTTTTGATGTGCCAAAAATTTGTGAAACTCCAAAGGGTGATCAGGAAGAAGTAAATGATGCGCGCAATATTTCAACACTTAAAGAACTTTTAACGAGTGCCAGCAAAAAGAAATTACAAAATATTTAG
- the pilM gene encoding pilus assembly protein PilM: MIDIFIPRKIGSYFVLPQRILGVDINKRFVHAAQLSCAGNRIVIEKLMQEPIETDQSVDYPQRVASAIKRIIKRADRYDAIRTPLSSTGIVFKQLTLPFTDYEKIKMVVPYEIESSLPFSLADAIVDVIVIATDEEKKSSTVLVAATQKALVQETLSYFQLAGVEPQAVTVDVFDIYGLYMMMPSLSNLSGSVVLIDVGQYMTRIMLIIDRQLKLIRTVPKGVVTIARSMANLLNISPTQALEELLRFGFEKHDGAEYYQSVTSGSADFWQTVQFTLQSFSSQISSGQIDHIILMGSGCEIAGMRQYAANFLKHDVTIFDPHALLNNKAITIKQGQRIEQDAVHSLAAALPSPITSDINLRQAELAPSTANLFLQQFLTAAILAFSILAGLIGYSWWQTSSAAKKVKSSEREVVRALQDLQLTDAMDLQRAESEAAEKVQREEELWFAFSRQTRFSFLKALQELSSAIDRDAIGLKLRKLVITPNALLFEGEVKDFNALKVLERELRESNLFIIVPTMQELKINEKFFFKKNGTEQ; encoded by the coding sequence ATGATCGATATTTTTATTCCAAGAAAAATCGGATCTTATTTTGTTCTCCCTCAGCGCATCCTTGGCGTTGATATTAATAAGCGATTTGTGCATGCAGCTCAACTATCGTGCGCGGGAAATCGCATCGTTATTGAAAAGTTAATGCAGGAGCCGATCGAGACAGATCAAAGCGTGGATTATCCACAGCGCGTTGCGTCGGCAATTAAAAGAATTATAAAACGAGCTGATCGCTATGATGCTATTAGAACACCACTTAGCAGTACCGGGATTGTTTTCAAGCAATTGACGTTACCGTTCACTGATTATGAAAAAATTAAAATGGTAGTGCCCTATGAAATTGAATCATCGCTTCCATTTTCACTTGCGGATGCAATAGTTGATGTTATAGTTATCGCAACGGATGAAGAAAAAAAGAGCTCTACGGTGCTCGTTGCCGCTACTCAAAAAGCGCTTGTGCAGGAAACTCTTTCTTATTTTCAATTAGCGGGCGTTGAGCCGCAGGCGGTGACCGTCGATGTTTTTGATATTTATGGGCTCTATATGATGATGCCATCACTTTCAAATCTTTCGGGAAGTGTTGTGCTTATCGATGTGGGCCAGTATATGACGCGCATCATGCTTATTATTGATCGCCAACTAAAACTTATTCGTACCGTGCCAAAAGGTGTTGTGACGATTGCGCGATCTATGGCAAATTTGCTCAACATTTCGCCAACGCAGGCTTTAGAAGAGCTTCTGCGATTTGGATTTGAAAAACATGATGGAGCGGAATATTATCAGTCGGTTACTTCTGGATCGGCGGATTTTTGGCAAACCGTTCAGTTTACGCTGCAATCATTCAGCTCTCAAATTTCTTCTGGTCAGATAGATCATATTATCTTAATGGGATCTGGATGCGAAATTGCAGGTATGCGTCAATATGCAGCAAATTTCCTCAAACACGATGTAACTATTTTTGATCCGCATGCATTATTGAATAATAAAGCAATTACGATCAAGCAAGGGCAACGAATTGAGCAAGATGCGGTACATAGTTTAGCAGCGGCGCTACCAAGCCCTATAACGAGCGATATTAATTTGCGCCAAGCAGAACTTGCGCCTTCAACTGCAAATTTATTTCTCCAACAATTCCTCACTGCTGCGATTTTAGCATTTTCAATTCTTGCGGGATTGATTGGTTATTCGTGGTGGCAAACTTCGTCCGCCGCAAAAAAAGTAAAAAGCAGCGAACGTGAAGTTGTTCGTGCACTGCAGGATTTACAGCTTACCGATGCAATGGACTTGCAACGAGCTGAAAGTGAAGCTGCTGAAAAAGTGCAGCGCGAAGAAGAACTATGGTTTGCATTCTCTCGGCAAACACGATTTTCATTCCTTAAAGCGTTACAAGAATTGAGCAGCGCAATTGATCGCGATGCGATCGGATTGAAGTTGCGCAAATTAGTAATTACCCCAAACGCCTTACTTTTTGAGGGTGAGGTAAAAGATTTTAATGCGCTTAAAGTGCTTGAGCGTGAATTGCGCGAATCGAATCTCTTCATTATTGTTCCGACGATGCAAGAGTTAAAAATTAATGAAAAGTTCTTCTTCAAAAAGAATGGGACTGAACAATGA